Part of the Terriglobales bacterium genome is shown below.
TGCCCTTGACCTTGGTGAGCGTGGTAATTACCTCTTCGTCAGTGAGAGAAGGCAGCGCGGCAAAATCAACTTCTCCGGAGTGCGTGCGCTTGGCCAGGTCGCGGATATAAGAGAGCTTTTGCTTCGAGAGGCCCGCCCGTCGCATCTGCGCGGTGGTCAGCTTCAGGATAGATTCAGGTGTGATGATGCCGCCCGCGGCCGCGACCAGGCGGTCAAAGATCGTGCGCGCAGCGTTGCCATGGAGCTGCTGGAAGACGATGGAACGCACCAGGGCTTCAAAGCTCGGATCGCGGTATTGCATACGGTAGGGGCCGACTCGATCAATGATGGCGCAAAGAATCGGGTCCGACTTCTTGAGATGGTTAAGAGCCCGTCGCATGAAATTATTCTGGTTGGTGGTGGGTGAGGGTGCTGCCCCCTCCCGGCACGCTAATCTGGCGTTTTCCAGGGCTTATAAGGCCCCGCTGCACGGCTGGT
Proteins encoded:
- a CDS encoding DNA-3-methyladenine glycosylase is translated as MRRALNHLKKSDPILCAIIDRVGPYRMQYRDPSFEALVRSIVFQQLHGNAARTIFDRLVAAAGGIITPESILKLTTAQMRRAGLSKQKLSYIRDLAKRTHSGEVDFAALPSLTDEEVITTLTKVKGIGEWTAHVFLIFALRRPNILPTGDFGVRTAIRKAYRKRKLPTPAAMEKLAKNWHPYCSVAAWYLWRSLDGEAKV